The Conger conger chromosome 11, fConCon1.1, whole genome shotgun sequence genome includes the window GAGAGAAGGAAATGTACATGGTGTTAAATGTGTAATTATAAACCTGCATGTTACTAAATCTGTAACAATGAAAAAGAACTGACAAGCCTCATTTACAGTTTTCAGACCCTTTACAGATGCTGTGTTGAACATATATGTCACTCATGGAATTAAAGCGAAAAAgacaatttcttttttcagatCTTTTTCACGTATATAATTTTTCAGAAGATGTTGTGTCAGGGAAATCTGGCAGAGCAAAAATGGTATGGAATATTCATTCAGAAATGTTATCGGGCTGCTTTTCtgatccacacacatgcacacgcacacacacacactcacacacacacatattcacaagTGAAATTGCTCTGACCCTAACAACCTCTCTACAAATGTCAGAATCGCTTCCTCCCAGTAGAATGTTAATGGCACGCTGCACTTGACAGTTGGGTGATTTATAACGTTCCACCATGAGCTATTAGTTTAACCTTTGatgtcagatttttttttcgtCGGAGGCAGTGCAGGTTTTATGCCCCATTTCCACACCTTGCAAATAGGTTAAATCAGTCATACTGATTGGCCCCTTTGATGAATATCCACTGAGATTCGAAATGAAAGTGGGCTAAGGTTCCTCCAGATAAGATCAAATAAAGGGATAATTCCCCCTTGAAAAAGCTTGTTTGTGCTGTAAAATGGCTTTGTTTTTCGGGGATCGCAGGTCATTTCTTCTCCGTAGATAAAGAGGTGAAGTGTGCTAGCCACTGGTTTCCTTTTGCTGTGCGAGTTAGGCCCGGCGCATCACCATTATGACATCTGGCTTCAGCTACTGGTACCTCAGTATACATTCTGACATTCAGGTCATAGTTGTTCCGCCGATATGAAGCATGTTCAGTATAATAACACTCTTAATTGGTTCGACTGCAATGaacaatatttgaaatattgttATTACTGGCCTTCTTGTTATTTGGTTTGTACTTCGCCAGAGCTCTGCACAGGGCTGTTCATTTCTTCcttttaattattatcattttttctgATGGAAACATGCTGTTTTGTTAATTAAGGGACGTTATTTCTTTAATCCCAGGGTGGAGGCACCTGGAGTAGGGACCTGGTGACAGCTAATTGGAACCTGAGCTGCAGATCTGACGTTTTTGGACCGCTAAACCGCCGCTGGAGAAACCATGGACCCCACGCTGGATTACAACATACTGAGAGATGAtctcctaaaccttcacatggTCTGATAATTAAAAGTATTAGAATGCACTTGACTGTCATTCTGCCATGAAATTGATATCCCTGGCCGTTCGCAGGCCGGGCATTGTGTGGGTTAGTGCCCTGATGTCCTGCCTGCTGATCTTAAGGCTGTTGACCCCGAGGAGTTCCCTTCTGCTGACGCTGCTGGACTTCCCTGACCAATTAAATGAAGGGATCTCAGGGGTCAGGAGCACTGGGATAGATTTTGAGTCGCTTCTCCGGATGGACCGGGATACGTTTCCGTTCTGCAGGAGGGGGCTGGTCGTGATGATTTTGGTGACGTCCGCTCCCTGGCACGCAGCGCGCAGGGCTGCGATTCGGCAAACCTGGGCGAATAAACATCCGGACCGCAGTGACCACCCCTGGCAGGTGctgtttctgattggccagcGGCAGGAAGATGGCGTTTCGGAGGACATCCAGCGAGAGCAGCGAGCGTTCGGGGACGTGCTGGTGGGAAACTACGCCGACAGCTACCGCAACCTGACCCTGAAGGTCATGCACGGTCTGAGGTGGGCCGCGGAACACTGCCAGCCGCGCTTCGTCCTGAAGACGGACGACGACTGCTTCGTCAACACCGACTACCTGCCCCGCTTCCTGGCGGAGTTTGGCGGCGTGGAGACCGGGCTCTACGCGGGGTCCCTGTTCGCCGCGGGGAAGCGGCAGGTCATCAGGGACCCGGTCAGCAAGTGGTACGTGTCGCGGGAGGACTTCCGCGAAGACGAGTACCCGCCCTACGCCAGCGGCGTGGGGTACGTCCTCTCGGCGGACGTGGTGCTCCGCATCCTGAAGGCGGCGGAGACGGTGCCCCCTGTGCCCATGGAGGACGCGTACGTGGGCATCCTGGCGAAGGAGGCCGGCGTTCCCGTCATGTTGAGCGGTCGCTTCACCAAGAACAACGTCAACTGGAGGGTGTGCAACTACAGGTACCTCCTGGTCATCCATCACCTGGGTGTCCCCGAGCTGAAGGTAGCTCAGGAAAACATGATTAAGGCCAGGACTGCCTGCTCCCGAACAAAGGAAATCAGGAGCTGGAAATGAAGCGCGCCTCCCTCGCCATCGGTTTCACATGCCCCGGTGCCTGCTGGGGGTCTGCGCCGggctcctccctctcctgtttTAGACTCTTATTTCCCAGGTGCCCGGGCGAAGAATGGTGATTACATAGCTGTTTCTGAGGCTCTGTCGGAACCCCccctgggctctctctctctctctctctctctctctctctcggctccGAGCACGAGGGATCTCAGTTCGCTGAGAAACGTCCTAAACTAATAAGGCCagatgtgtgcctgtgtcatgtgtgtgtttttcccctCACCACGGGATTGGAAACATGACACGCTGAATTACTAGGACAAAATACAGAGATGCGGGTTTGTTTTTGCCaactgatatttaaaaaaaatgtttttacactacatgttttatcattaaaaaatatatatatttctagaaatgtatattttggagtcattgaatataaaaaattgtatttctcCGTTTCATGTTGCATCTGTGCTGGAATATGTTTCTCTGGTTATTTGTTGTGTATTCGTGCTTCTTCCTTATGGTGTAACATAACGGTCATAATTGTGAGTATCAGCAAATGCTGTTACcgtattaataaataaatgaggaaAATATACAGACCTCGCTGAGGAAGGAATGCTCTTAATGAAAACTACTGTTGTCATGGAGCCATACATCTTCTCAACTGCTCTTTTGAGAGTTATTTTAAACGGcttacgtatgtgtgtgtgtgtatgtgtgtgtgtgtgtgcatgtgtgtatgtgtgtgcgtgtgtgcgtgtgtatgtgtgcgtgtgtgtgcgtgtgtatgtgtgtgtgtgtgtatgcgtgtgtgtgtgtgcgtgtgcgtgtatgagtgtgtgcgtgtgtgtgtgtgcattcttcCGCTCAGCCTGGGTTTCAGAATGCAATCCCACAGGAAAGAGGCCGGCTGAATGGAGATGGTTTTGAAGACTTTGAAGCGTTGTCGTTAAACTTTGCTGAACTCCAGACACAAAGGATGTTTCAGAGGCTTTTGTAAAATCCCAGGAAGCTGTGGGAACCCCTGCCGCCACCCTCCAGATTGGCTTGATCTTCCTACTTGTCTTCATCACCGTCGATTCTTTTGTCCTGCTTTCCGTAACAGTGGCGTGAACCTCAGCAGAAAGGTTTATCTAAGGTTATTCTTCCTTTCTGCGCTGTTGCTgtgaaacaaattaattcaaattaagatatatatacagtatgctataTTACTTTTAATTCATTATGCACCATTAACAAAGGGGAAAATACATCTTTTGGTTCTAATTCATTTAAAGGAGAGTCAAAACCGCGCTGTCGCTTGCAACCATTGAAGAACATGCCTCGCTCTATAGATGATGGAAATCCAATTATTGAAATATGGGCACAGTCCTCTAAGTAGATTAAAATGCCTCCTACTCAACAGTGAAAATAgaattgttttactttttaaattttttttattgttcggCATTCATATTCAAgattcagagagaaatgcaggcATGCATCTGCAGATCTTCCCGAGTGGTGATTGGTGGACTTGTATCCAGCAGTGATTGGTGGACTTGAGCGGTGATTGGTGGACTCATACTATGCAGTGATTGTTGGACTCATATCCAGGGGTGATTGGTGGACTCATACTGAGCGGTGATTTTTGGACTAGTATCCAGTGGTGATTGGTGGACTCATACTGAGCGGTGATTGGTGGACTCGTATCCAGTGGTGATTGGTGGACTCATACTGAGCGGTGATTGGTGGACTCGTATCCAGTGGTGATTGGTGGACTCATACTGAGCGGTGATTGGTGGACAGCGGTTTTATCAGCCACAGTGAAACTCGGTTGCATTGATCCTCTGTAGCTGAGGCTGTCACCACAACGACGCAAAGAACTTACTAAGCTGTGTGTTCCAACTATGCTATTACCCGATTACATCCCCTGCCTTCTTTGGTTAGTGGCCAGCTTATTGTGTGTCAGTGGCGGTACAAATTGCTAGTTCCATCCCCCACTCTTGTGTATCACTACCACCAGGATctttagggcggcctgtagcgtagtggtttaggtacatgtctgggacccgcaaggtcagtggttcgatccccggtctagccacaataaggattgtctcttgcttagtctaatcaactgtatgtcgctctgaataagagcatctgccgaatgccactaatgtaatgtaatctataaTGCAAATGGAAATGATTGATAATGTTGGAGAAGGCCCTTTTCTTCGCTGATGTGCAGTAGTAAATGAAGGAAATGTTTGGTGGGTGGGAGCGTAGTATGTGGTACTGTACACTCAACATGATGAAGGAGATATCGTGTGGAAAGCACTCTCTCTGGTTGTTCGTTCTCTTCTGATTTTTactcaattatttttttgggtttgtCTTTTATGGATGCAACTGCATTTATGCAAGGGCTCGTGGGGTAGCGGGTAGTTCTCTTTTCAGCACAGCGGGGCTGCTCAGAAGCTCATTGTTTCTTTGAAGATTGTTTTCTTCTCCTGTGAAGACTTCATACAAGAATTCTGTTAGGTAAACACacatcattttgtttttacacagATTCTCTGTAGCGACCAGATGGTCAGCTCCTGTGTTCCTTCCAATCTTTGTACTTCCTTGCTCCGCGAGGTCTGGGTCAAGAACAGGTGTTTCGGATGCTGTGTTTTgatttatgaatattcatgactAGGCGTGTCGAAGGACAGGACATCTGTCACCACCGGGACTGTCCTTGGACACGCCCCCTCATGAATAGTCATACGATGCATCAAATT containing:
- the LOC133141246 gene encoding beta-1,3-galactosyltransferase 5-like; the protein is MKLISLAVRRPGIVWVSALMSCLLILRLLTPRSSLLLTLLDFPDQLNEGISGVRSTGIDFESLLRMDRDTFPFCRRGLVVMILVTSAPWHAARRAAIRQTWANKHPDRSDHPWQVLFLIGQRQEDGVSEDIQREQRAFGDVLVGNYADSYRNLTLKVMHGLRWAAEHCQPRFVLKTDDDCFVNTDYLPRFLAEFGGVETGLYAGSLFAAGKRQVIRDPVSKWYVSREDFREDEYPPYASGVGYVLSADVVLRILKAAETVPPVPMEDAYVGILAKEAGVPVMLSGRFTKNNVNWRVCNYRYLLVIHHLGVPELKVAQENMIKARTACSRTKEIRSWK